Proteins encoded by one window of Sorex araneus isolate mSorAra2 chromosome 3, mSorAra2.pri, whole genome shotgun sequence:
- the LOC101537728 gene encoding olfactory receptor 4N4C — protein sequence MEKKNNTVVTEFILLGLTQSQNIQLLVFVLILIFYLIILPGNLLIILTIKLDPGLSAPLYFFLGNLAFLDASYSFIVAPRMLMDFLSEKKIISYRSCIAQLFFLHFLGGGEGLLLVVMAFDRYIAICRPLYYSTVMNPRACYVMLFGLWLGGFIHSIIQVAIILRLPFCGPNELDNFFCDVPQVIKLACTDTFAVELLMVFNSGLLTLLCFLGLLASYAVILCHVHGSAGEGKSKAISTCTTHIIIILLMFGPAIFIYTRPFRALPADKVVSFFHTVIFPLMNPVIYTLRNQEVKASMKKLLIRHVVF from the coding sequence atggagaagaagaaCAACACAGTTGTAACAGAATTCATTCTCCTTGGTCTGACCCAGTCACAAAATATTCAGCTACTAGTTTTTGTgctgattttaattttctacCTCATCATTCTCCCTGGGAATTTGCTCATCATCCTTACCATCAAATTAGACCCTGGCCTCTCAGCCCCTCTTTACTTCTTTCTGGGAAACTTGGCCTTCCTGGACGCATCCTACTCCTTCATTGTGGCTCCCAGGATGCTGATGGACTTCCTTTCTGAGAAGAAGATAATCTCCTACAGAAGCTGCATTGCTCAGCTTTTCTTCTTGCACTTCCTTGGAGGAGGCGAAGGGCTGCTCCTTGTGGTGATGGCCTTTGATCGCTACATTGCCATTTGTCGACCTTTGTACTATTCAACTGTCATGAACCCCAGAGCGTGTTATGTCATGTTGTTTGGTCTGTGGCTTGGAGGTTTCATTCACTCCATTATCCAGGTAGCAATCATCCTCCGTTTACCCTTCTGTGGCCCAAATGAACTAGATAATTTCTTCTGTGATGTGCCACAGGTTATCAAGTTGGCCTGCACGGATACCTTTGCAGTGGAACTCTTGATGGTTTTCAACAGTGGTCTCCTCACTCTTCTCTGCTTCCTGGGACTTCTTGCCTCCTACGCAGTCATCCTCTGCCATGTCCATGGGTCTGCTGGTGAAGGGAAGAGCAAGGCGATATCCACATGCACCACTCATATCATCATCATACTTCTTATGTTTGGACCTGCTATCTTCATTTACACGCGTCCATTCCGAGCCTTGCCAGCTGACAAGGTGGTTTCTTTTTTCCACACAGTCATTTTCCCACTGATGAATCCTGTGATTTATACCCTTCGAAATCAGGAAGTGAAAGCTTCTATGAAGAAATTGCTAATTCGGCATGTGGTGTTCTGA